One Rhodococcus sp. P1Y DNA window includes the following coding sequences:
- the rsmH gene encoding 16S rRNA (cytosine(1402)-N(4))-methyltransferase RsmH, with the protein MPVRLDRADELLGPALIAAAAQGATPVMIDATLGLGGHAEHFLRSYPTLHLIGLDRDPDALSRASARLAEFSDRTTFVHTTYDGIAEALDEAGLNQTESVHAILFDLGVSSMQLDEADRGFAYSVDAPLDMRMNPTVGLTAADILNTYSHGDIARVLSTYGEERFAGRIASAVVRRRETTPFTTSAALVELLYASIPAATRRTGGHPAKRTFQALRVEVNGELDSLESAVPAGLDALAVGGRVVFMSYQSLEDRVVKKELAPRVKSRSPEGLPVELPGMGPEFRLLTKGAERASEDEIEENPRSAPVRLRAAERIARRSA; encoded by the coding sequence ATTCCGGTACGCCTCGATCGCGCAGACGAGCTTCTCGGTCCGGCACTGATTGCCGCTGCTGCCCAAGGCGCAACGCCGGTGATGATCGACGCAACCCTCGGTCTCGGCGGACACGCGGAGCATTTCCTGCGGTCGTACCCCACGCTTCACCTCATCGGCCTCGATCGCGACCCCGACGCACTGTCACGTGCGAGTGCACGTTTGGCCGAGTTCTCGGACCGAACCACGTTCGTGCACACCACCTATGACGGGATCGCCGAGGCGTTGGACGAGGCCGGGCTGAATCAGACGGAATCGGTACATGCAATTCTGTTCGATCTCGGCGTCTCGTCGATGCAGCTCGACGAAGCGGATCGTGGATTTGCCTACTCGGTCGACGCGCCACTCGACATGCGCATGAATCCCACGGTCGGCCTCACCGCCGCCGACATACTCAACACCTACTCACACGGTGACATCGCTCGGGTACTCAGCACCTACGGTGAAGAACGTTTCGCCGGACGGATTGCCTCGGCCGTCGTGCGTCGCAGAGAGACCACGCCGTTCACCACGAGTGCCGCCTTGGTCGAACTTCTGTACGCATCGATTCCGGCGGCAACTCGTCGTACCGGCGGTCACCCGGCGAAGCGGACTTTCCAGGCGCTGCGGGTGGAGGTCAACGGCGAACTCGATTCTCTCGAATCAGCCGTCCCAGCAGGTCTCGATGCCCTTGCCGTCGGTGGGCGGGTGGTGTTCATGTCGTACCAGTCGCTCGAGGACCGAGTGGTGAAGAAGGAACTTGCACCGCGGGTCAAGTCGAGAAGCCCAGAAGGCCTACCGGTCGAACTTCCCGGCATGGGACCCGAGTTCCGACTGTTGACCAAAGGCGCCGAACGGGCGTCCGAAGACGAAATCGAAGAAAACCCGCGTTCGGCACCGGTGCGATTGCGCGCGGCCGAGCGAATCGCGAGGAGATCGGCATGA
- the mraZ gene encoding division/cell wall cluster transcriptional repressor MraZ, translating into MFLGTYTPKLDDKGRLTLPAKFREALEDGVMVSKGQDHSLAIYTREAFAEKVRKLTEASRSNPVARSYIRQLGAGTDEQKLDGQGRITLSPDHRRYADLERNVVVNGSIEFIEIWNEDAWARYSSESEQSFSDAVDESLEGIL; encoded by the coding sequence GTGTTCCTCGGTACCTACACGCCCAAGCTCGACGACAAGGGTCGGCTCACGTTGCCGGCGAAGTTCCGTGAGGCATTGGAGGACGGAGTGATGGTGAGCAAAGGTCAAGATCACAGCCTCGCCATCTACACCCGAGAGGCCTTTGCGGAAAAGGTCAGGAAGCTGACCGAGGCTTCGCGGTCCAACCCGGTGGCGCGCTCCTACATTCGCCAATTGGGTGCAGGAACAGACGAGCAGAAACTCGACGGTCAGGGACGGATCACTCTCAGTCCCGATCACCGACGGTATGCAGATCTGGAACGCAATGTCGTCGTCAACGGATCGATCGAGTTCATCGAGATCTGGAACGAAGACGCATGGGCTCGTTACTCCTCCGAGAGCGAACAGAGCTTCTCGGATGCTGTCGACGAGTCCTTGGAAGGAATTTTGTAA
- a CDS encoding DUF3040 domain-containing protein, whose translation MPLSEHEQRMLDQIESALYAEDPKFASHVRSGRMRTASSKRRFQAAALFVLGLVLLVAGLALPFKPAGFPVISLVGFAFMFGAGVLFLLGGPRKGAPAPESEAAPGSTSGPKASGRQPKPGKKGGGFTSRMEDRFRRRFEQE comes from the coding sequence GTGCCACTCTCCGAGCACGAGCAGCGCATGCTCGATCAGATCGAGAGCGCTCTCTACGCCGAGGATCCCAAGTTCGCATCTCACGTGAGAAGCGGCCGTATGCGTACGGCATCGAGCAAGCGACGCTTCCAAGCGGCAGCATTGTTCGTATTGGGGCTTGTCTTGCTCGTAGCCGGGCTGGCGCTGCCGTTCAAGCCCGCCGGCTTTCCGGTCATCAGTCTTGTCGGCTTCGCCTTCATGTTTGGCGCAGGCGTGTTGTTTCTACTCGGTGGTCCTCGCAAGGGCGCGCCCGCGCCGGAGAGCGAAGCCGCACCCGGTAGTACGTCCGGGCCCAAAGCCTCGGGTCGACAACCCAAGCCCGGTAAGAAGGGCGGGGGCTTCACCTCTCGAATGGAGGACCGCTTCAGGCGGCGATTCGAGCAGGAGTGA
- a CDS encoding SAV_6107 family HEPN domain-containing protein — protein sequence MATKVLRGDVRPPVSPRARVLLGRADALLSGSVGAESVSDQFLDCYMAALRGAAAILEVAPISPSRARSRSAWVLLAKAAPELESWAEYFAGYSATRAALQAGVSRPLDVIAADEFYREVGRFLHVVEDFIGAESRLDRVTLYPRSMSA from the coding sequence ATGGCCACGAAAGTTCTCCGCGGCGATGTACGTCCGCCGGTTTCGCCGCGTGCCCGCGTTCTACTGGGCCGTGCGGATGCTCTGCTGTCCGGTTCCGTCGGCGCCGAGAGCGTGTCCGATCAGTTCCTCGACTGCTACATGGCCGCGTTGCGTGGGGCGGCTGCGATTCTGGAGGTCGCACCGATCTCCCCGTCGCGCGCGCGGTCGAGGAGTGCTTGGGTTCTTCTTGCGAAGGCGGCACCCGAGCTCGAATCGTGGGCCGAGTACTTCGCCGGATACTCCGCAACGAGGGCTGCGCTGCAGGCCGGAGTTTCCAGACCCCTCGATGTGATTGCGGCAGACGAGTTCTACCGCGAGGTCGGTCGGTTTCTCCACGTCGTCGAGGACTTCATCGGCGCCGAATCGAGGCTCGACCGAGTGACGCTGTATCCGCGGTCGATGTCGGCGTGA
- a CDS encoding GNAT family N-acetyltransferase produces MRTVATDAETTPYLVDLSAQEIRRRLPEALAIYVDAMGYPQGTEYHRAPMWAEHVLRPGWRGVGAVLPTEGSPLVAVAYGYRGARHQWWHQQVREGLRRSGRDVDHIDSVLADYFELTELHVSPKAQGHGLGTALTRRLLDGTPESTVLLSTPEVDREDNRAWRLYRRLGFEDVLRNFTFAGDRRPFAVLGRSLPFEPASTSALPNDL; encoded by the coding sequence TTGAGAACAGTCGCTACCGACGCGGAAACGACCCCGTACCTGGTCGACCTGTCCGCCCAGGAGATTCGCCGACGGTTACCCGAGGCCCTGGCGATCTACGTCGACGCCATGGGGTACCCGCAGGGCACCGAGTACCACCGGGCCCCCATGTGGGCCGAACACGTTCTCCGTCCCGGCTGGCGGGGCGTCGGTGCAGTCCTACCCACCGAGGGATCACCTCTGGTCGCGGTCGCTTACGGGTATCGAGGCGCTCGCCACCAGTGGTGGCACCAGCAGGTAAGGGAAGGCCTGCGCCGCTCGGGAAGAGACGTCGACCACATCGATTCGGTGCTCGCCGACTACTTCGAACTGACCGAACTGCATGTCTCCCCCAAAGCCCAAGGCCACGGGCTCGGTACCGCGCTCACCCGTCGTCTGCTCGACGGCACCCCCGAGAGCACCGTGCTTCTGTCCACACCCGAGGTCGACCGCGAGGACAACAGAGCGTGGCGCCTGTATCGCAGACTCGGATTCGAGGACGTCCTTCGCAATTTCACCTTCGCCGGTGATCGACGACCGTTCGCCGTCCTCGGTCGCTCATTGCCCTTCGAGCCGGCCTCGACCAGCGCACTTCCCAACGACCTATAG
- a CDS encoding phytoene desaturase family protein, with protein sequence MIDVVVVGSGHNALTSACYLAGAGLSVEVLEKDSIVGGGVSSTDRFPGHRVDRGSSAHIMVRHTGVIEELGLAEHGLRYVECDPWAFAPGAPATDEPAIVFHRDLEATVESIAHACGTADARAYRRFVDIWGPRSARTMRAFSSPPTGGSLLRSFWGLGAPDGASALSREFLTTGDALLDEMFESERLKAALAWFGAQSGPPMSEPGTAPMVGFAALMHTLPPGRAVGGSGALTEALVSKLVADGGKVTAGDGVESLTRNGESWSTRTESGRMVRSAMVIAGCHILTTLDLLEAGGHDGKQIDRWRRGIRVGPGLGMAVRLATSALPRYSSIRTPEFATSGLQLLVRDRAQLRRAHGNALAGELPPTPAVLGMSFTAIEPSVAPAGEHQISLWSQWHPHTLADGRRWRTADSEVHAADLAESEADRVVDQLETYSPGFRSSILHRHVQSPVDIERELGMIGGNIMHVEMSLDQMMMWRPIPPLAQHRVPGAPGLYLTGASTHPGGGVSAASGRSAAKIATADFSAGPIRRWLGAKLR encoded by the coding sequence GTGATCGACGTTGTGGTTGTCGGCTCCGGCCACAACGCCCTGACTTCAGCCTGCTACCTCGCTGGGGCCGGATTGTCGGTCGAAGTCCTCGAGAAGGATTCGATCGTGGGCGGCGGGGTCTCCTCCACGGACCGATTCCCCGGGCACCGCGTCGACCGCGGGTCTTCCGCCCACATCATGGTCCGACACACAGGGGTCATCGAAGAACTCGGATTGGCCGAACACGGATTGCGATACGTCGAATGTGACCCATGGGCGTTCGCGCCAGGCGCCCCGGCGACCGACGAGCCCGCCATTGTGTTCCACCGCGATCTCGAGGCCACCGTCGAATCGATCGCGCATGCGTGCGGCACCGCCGACGCGCGCGCCTACCGGCGATTCGTCGACATCTGGGGACCGCGAAGCGCTCGGACGATGCGCGCGTTCTCGTCGCCACCGACCGGCGGCTCGCTACTCCGCTCCTTCTGGGGACTCGGCGCCCCCGACGGAGCCAGTGCACTCTCACGCGAGTTCCTCACCACAGGTGACGCTCTTCTGGACGAAATGTTCGAATCCGAAAGACTCAAGGCCGCACTGGCGTGGTTCGGGGCACAGTCCGGCCCGCCGATGTCCGAGCCGGGCACCGCACCGATGGTCGGATTTGCCGCTCTGATGCACACCCTTCCACCCGGGCGAGCCGTCGGCGGTAGCGGCGCTTTGACCGAGGCCCTCGTTTCGAAACTTGTCGCCGACGGAGGCAAGGTCACGGCGGGCGACGGCGTCGAGTCGCTGACCCGGAATGGAGAGTCGTGGTCCACGCGTACCGAGTCGGGACGGATGGTTCGCAGCGCGATGGTCATCGCGGGGTGTCACATCCTGACCACGCTCGACCTGCTGGAGGCCGGCGGACACGACGGGAAACAGATCGATCGCTGGCGTCGAGGCATCCGTGTCGGCCCTGGACTGGGGATGGCTGTTCGACTGGCGACCTCGGCACTCCCCCGATATTCGAGTATTCGGACACCGGAATTCGCGACGTCGGGTTTGCAGCTTCTGGTTCGCGACCGTGCGCAGTTGCGGCGCGCACACGGGAACGCCCTGGCCGGTGAGCTTCCCCCCACCCCAGCAGTTCTCGGCATGTCGTTCACAGCCATCGAACCGAGCGTCGCCCCGGCAGGCGAACACCAGATCTCACTGTGGTCGCAATGGCACCCGCACACTCTCGCCGACGGACGACGCTGGCGCACAGCCGATTCGGAGGTCCATGCCGCCGACCTCGCCGAATCCGAAGCAGACCGCGTGGTCGACCAGCTCGAGACCTACTCACCCGGCTTCCGGTCCTCGATTCTGCACCGGCACGTCCAGTCGCCGGTCGACATCGAACGTGAACTGGGAATGATCGGCGGCAACATCATGCACGTCGAGATGTCCTTGGATCAGATGATGATGTGGCGGCCGATACCGCCGCTGGCCCAGCATCGTGTCCCCGGCGCACCGGGTCTGTATCTGACTGGGGCCTCCACACATCCGGGCGGCGGAGTGTCGGCGGCGAGCGGGCGAAGCGCCGCGAAGATCGCGACAGCCGACTTCTCGGCGGGGCCCATCCGTCGATGGTTGGGAGCGAAGCTGCGATGA
- a CDS encoding carotenoid biosynthesis protein, giving the protein MNKVIGILAGCAIAAQIVYPLVSGSVRDAVTVAVVVLLTVTALVHAGYSRGALWATILFLTTAGIGLLAEMVGTATGYPFGSYFYAADRLGPDVVGVPAIVPLAWTAGFYPVWCMVTYLVNRTGGSPAAGSRRRIVATAIGMVGWDLYLDTQMVTDGQWTWTSSFPGLPGLPSIPFTNYLGWFLVALLMATVIEVTSHRIRAPRAGVSDAVPGLLFFWTWLGSALAHAVLLTGPELRFSAVYGFVTMGVIGVPVIWVWTRQFRRSSATPLS; this is encoded by the coding sequence ATGAACAAGGTCATCGGGATCCTCGCCGGATGCGCGATTGCCGCGCAGATCGTGTACCCACTCGTCTCTGGATCGGTTCGTGATGCAGTCACTGTCGCGGTGGTCGTTCTGCTCACGGTGACAGCCCTTGTCCACGCTGGGTACTCGCGAGGGGCGCTGTGGGCAACGATTCTGTTCCTCACCACCGCGGGCATCGGCCTCCTCGCCGAAATGGTGGGAACCGCCACCGGTTATCCGTTCGGCAGCTACTTCTATGCCGCCGACCGTCTCGGACCTGACGTCGTCGGAGTCCCTGCGATCGTTCCGTTGGCGTGGACTGCCGGGTTCTACCCGGTGTGGTGCATGGTCACCTACCTGGTGAACAGGACCGGAGGGTCACCCGCCGCGGGGTCTCGTCGTCGGATCGTTGCAACGGCAATCGGCATGGTCGGATGGGATCTGTATCTCGATACCCAGATGGTGACCGACGGACAATGGACGTGGACCTCGTCGTTCCCCGGATTGCCCGGCCTCCCGTCGATTCCGTTCACCAACTATCTCGGTTGGTTCCTGGTTGCACTGCTCATGGCCACGGTCATCGAAGTCACGAGTCACCGGATTCGAGCGCCGCGGGCGGGCGTGTCCGACGCCGTACCCGGCCTGCTGTTCTTCTGGACCTGGCTCGGATCGGCTCTAGCCCATGCTGTCCTTCTGACCGGACCCGAACTCCGATTCTCGGCTGTCTACGGCTTTGTCACCATGGGCGTGATCGGCGTACCCGTGATCTGGGTCTGGACGCGTCAATTCAGACGAAGTTCGGCGACCCCACTCTCCTGA
- a CDS encoding LppM family (lipo)protein: MQSTSREGKSRNRRKLLSALALALFLAPLLTGCLRAQVSMGVSADDRVSGQIVAATIPTSEADTGPMLTAPSSLANKIRISEYRQDGYVGSEARFSDLSFGDVQTLGSMSEQATGSYQLVLQRSGDTVTLDGKADLQSVPVQGTDVQFTIAFPARIGTTNGTRDGDNIITWKLPAGEVTSMRAEVSYPDPNTRSFAGWAGIVGGVTVGVAAIVGAMAWVTRNPPIRRRETAA, encoded by the coding sequence GTGCAGTCGACATCCCGTGAAGGCAAGTCCCGTAATCGCCGCAAACTTCTGTCCGCCCTCGCGCTGGCGTTGTTTCTGGCTCCTTTGCTGACCGGGTGCCTCAGGGCTCAGGTATCGATGGGTGTGTCCGCGGACGACCGAGTCTCGGGACAGATCGTCGCGGCAACAATCCCCACCTCCGAGGCCGACACGGGTCCGATGCTGACCGCGCCGTCCTCGCTCGCGAACAAAATCCGCATATCCGAGTATCGGCAGGACGGGTACGTGGGCAGCGAAGCTCGGTTCAGTGATCTGTCCTTCGGCGACGTGCAGACCCTCGGGTCGATGTCCGAGCAGGCAACGGGGAGCTACCAATTGGTGTTGCAGCGATCGGGCGACACGGTGACGCTCGACGGCAAGGCAGATTTGCAGTCGGTCCCTGTCCAAGGGACCGATGTCCAGTTCACCATCGCTTTTCCGGCCCGCATCGGTACGACCAACGGCACCCGCGACGGCGACAACATCATCACGTGGAAACTCCCTGCGGGAGAAGTGACGTCCATGCGCGCCGAGGTGAGCTACCCGGACCCGAACACGCGTAGTTTCGCCGGCTGGGCCGGAATCGTCGGGGGCGTCACAGTCGGCGTGGCGGCGATCGTCGGTGCAATGGCATGGGTAACGCGCAATCCCCCGATCCGGCGCCGCGAAACTGCTGCGTGA
- a CDS encoding glycosyltransferase, which yields MGNAQSPDPAPRNCCVIENSVSFRRIVAAGSVLSGLAAAATIVNAATMRALVRPQDDIDDPVVVCIPARDEVATLPDLLRDLRAQTHCRSLRVLVLDDGSVDGTADAAMSVVGSDRRFTIERSTAAPPAGWTGKAAACHVLAELACAQPVRFIAFVDADVRLDTGAIAAAVSEVRSSGASLVSPWPRQEANTLAEALVQPLLRFSWMSTLPVRVANASYMPSTVVACGQFLMFDADAYRSIGGHRSVFGSPTEDLDIARVLRRRGHRTAVVSGGGLVRCRMYDGWADVREGYTRWLWSAFGGPAGSVAVLSAVSVAYLAPPVAAVVGSGRTRMWGAAGYAAAVLARAVSARADSGPETSVSRTLAVSSAHPVSALIYAALTVDSLRRRRNGTTRWKGRSLVAA from the coding sequence ATGGGTAACGCGCAATCCCCCGATCCGGCGCCGCGAAACTGCTGCGTGATCGAGAACTCCGTTTCGTTCCGGCGAATCGTCGCGGCTGGCAGTGTGCTGTCCGGCCTCGCCGCAGCGGCGACCATCGTGAATGCGGCAACGATGCGCGCGCTCGTCCGCCCGCAGGACGACATCGACGATCCCGTGGTCGTGTGCATTCCGGCCAGAGACGAAGTCGCTACACTCCCCGACCTCTTGCGCGACCTTCGAGCCCAGACTCACTGCCGCTCACTACGAGTGCTCGTTCTGGACGACGGTTCCGTCGACGGAACCGCGGACGCCGCGATGTCCGTGGTCGGATCCGACCGGAGGTTCACGATCGAGCGGTCGACGGCGGCGCCTCCGGCTGGGTGGACGGGTAAGGCCGCCGCGTGCCATGTACTCGCCGAACTGGCGTGTGCACAGCCAGTCCGGTTCATCGCTTTCGTCGACGCCGACGTGCGACTCGACACGGGCGCCATCGCCGCGGCAGTGTCCGAGGTTCGTTCCAGCGGAGCCTCACTGGTCAGTCCCTGGCCCCGGCAGGAGGCCAACACCCTCGCCGAAGCGTTGGTCCAACCTTTGCTGAGATTTTCCTGGATGTCGACGCTTCCGGTGCGCGTAGCCAACGCGTCGTACATGCCGTCGACGGTGGTGGCGTGCGGCCAGTTCCTGATGTTCGATGCCGACGCCTATCGCTCGATCGGAGGACATCGCAGCGTCTTCGGCAGCCCGACCGAGGATCTCGACATCGCTCGGGTTCTCCGCCGCCGCGGCCACCGGACAGCCGTGGTGTCCGGTGGCGGATTGGTTCGCTGCCGCATGTACGACGGGTGGGCCGATGTCCGAGAGGGATACACCCGCTGGCTGTGGAGCGCGTTCGGTGGTCCCGCTGGATCCGTCGCGGTTCTGAGCGCCGTTTCGGTGGCCTACCTCGCGCCGCCCGTCGCCGCAGTCGTCGGTTCGGGCCGGACCCGGATGTGGGGAGCAGCCGGATATGCAGCTGCGGTCCTGGCACGTGCGGTGTCCGCGCGTGCAGATTCGGGACCGGAGACCTCGGTGTCGAGAACGCTGGCCGTATCGAGCGCCCACCCGGTCTCCGCACTGATTTACGCAGCGCTCACAGTCGATTCTCTCCGTCGACGTCGCAACGGAACGACCAGGTGGAAGGGCAGGTCACTCGTCGCGGCCTGA
- a CDS encoding methylenetetrahydrofolate reductase has translation MTFDSVRGRSSDGWTTRTPSIVDNLRSDSTSSIPFSVEFSPPRDEAAEARLWRAVREFEQMRPAFVSMTYGAGGSTRDRTVRVTGQIAEETTLLPVAHLTAVSHSVDELRSMVGAYADRGISNILVLRGDPPGDPLGDWEKHPEGVEYAEELVSLVRELGDFHVGVASFPEGHYRALDLEQDTRVLVDKLRAGAEYSITQMFFDVDDYLRLRDRVVAFDPEQGAKPIIPEIMPITSLGTVRRALALSGSALPKALDDRFTAAAGTGQEEDRAAVREVGIELATNIGERLIAEGAPALHFITLNFSRATREVLTNLGLCPARV, from the coding sequence GTGACATTTGATTCCGTCAGGGGGCGGTCGAGCGACGGGTGGACCACTCGAACTCCGTCGATTGTCGATAATCTGCGCTCGGACTCGACGAGTTCGATCCCGTTCTCGGTCGAGTTCTCGCCGCCTCGCGACGAGGCCGCCGAGGCCAGGCTGTGGCGCGCAGTACGCGAATTCGAGCAGATGCGCCCAGCATTCGTGTCGATGACGTACGGAGCCGGCGGGTCCACTCGGGATCGAACAGTGCGCGTCACCGGGCAGATCGCCGAGGAGACGACTCTGCTTCCTGTGGCTCACCTCACAGCCGTCTCGCACAGTGTCGACGAACTCCGATCGATGGTGGGCGCCTACGCGGACCGCGGCATCTCCAACATCTTGGTTTTGCGGGGCGATCCGCCAGGGGACCCACTCGGAGATTGGGAAAAGCATCCCGAGGGCGTCGAGTACGCCGAGGAACTGGTCAGCCTCGTTCGTGAGCTCGGCGATTTCCACGTCGGAGTCGCATCGTTTCCAGAGGGCCACTATCGTGCGCTCGATCTGGAACAGGACACTCGTGTTCTTGTCGACAAGCTCCGGGCAGGCGCCGAGTACTCCATCACGCAGATGTTCTTCGACGTCGACGACTACCTGCGTCTGCGAGACCGCGTCGTAGCCTTCGACCCCGAACAGGGGGCCAAGCCGATCATTCCCGAGATCATGCCGATCACATCTCTGGGAACCGTTCGACGTGCGCTTGCACTGTCGGGTTCGGCACTACCCAAGGCGCTCGACGACCGATTCACTGCAGCCGCCGGAACAGGTCAAGAAGAAGATCGCGCGGCGGTGCGCGAGGTAGGCATCGAATTGGCGACGAACATCGGTGAGCGGTTGATCGCAGAGGGCGCTCCCGCGCTCCACTTCATCACCCTCAACTTCTCTCGCGCCACCCGGGAAGTGCTGACCAACCTCGGTCTGTGCCCGGCGAGGGTCTGA
- a CDS encoding polyprenyl synthetase family protein yields the protein MTTPRTEYSPDGAPTVRTLVESALTTFFESRSEQVAAVGGGYTSAVRDLTTFVLRGGKRIRPAFAWTAWLGAGGNPNGDDAAAVIRACASLELVQACALIHDDIIDASITRRGFPTVHIGLADRHRDAGWSGSSARFGESAAILLGDLALCWADDMLRESGIDGTTAARVSPVWSAMRTEVLGGQLLDIEAEAGLDESVDAAMRVNRYKTAAYTVERPLQIGAVLADAPPQLVSDLRSFGTDIGLAFQLRDDLLGVFGDPEVTGKPSGDDIREGKRTVLMAVAMARADEVDPPSASLLRQSLGDEQQSEDRIEAVRTALTELGAVADVEQRISHLTERALATLDASTVEAKAAEQLRGMAIAATQRSY from the coding sequence CTGACCACGCCCAGAACCGAATACTCGCCGGACGGCGCGCCGACAGTTCGTACGCTCGTCGAATCGGCACTGACCACATTCTTCGAGTCACGAAGTGAACAAGTTGCTGCTGTGGGCGGTGGATACACCTCGGCCGTGCGCGACCTCACCACGTTCGTATTGCGCGGGGGAAAGCGCATCCGGCCCGCGTTCGCGTGGACCGCATGGCTCGGCGCCGGCGGCAACCCGAACGGCGACGACGCGGCTGCCGTGATCCGCGCGTGCGCATCTCTCGAGCTCGTGCAGGCGTGCGCTCTCATCCACGACGACATAATCGACGCGTCGATCACCCGTCGCGGATTTCCGACGGTTCACATCGGCCTCGCCGACCGTCACCGTGACGCAGGATGGTCGGGTTCCTCCGCTCGCTTCGGCGAGTCGGCCGCCATTCTGCTCGGCGATCTCGCACTGTGCTGGGCCGACGACATGCTGCGCGAGTCCGGAATCGACGGCACGACCGCGGCGCGCGTATCGCCCGTGTGGTCCGCGATGCGAACCGAGGTGCTCGGTGGCCAGCTCCTCGACATCGAGGCCGAAGCGGGCCTCGACGAGTCGGTGGACGCTGCCATGAGGGTCAACCGGTACAAGACGGCCGCGTACACGGTGGAACGGCCGTTGCAGATCGGCGCCGTTCTCGCCGACGCTCCGCCGCAGCTGGTGTCCGACTTGCGGTCCTTCGGTACCGATATCGGACTCGCTTTTCAACTCCGGGACGACCTGCTCGGCGTGTTCGGGGACCCAGAAGTGACGGGCAAACCGTCGGGAGACGACATCCGCGAGGGCAAACGGACAGTGTTGATGGCCGTCGCGATGGCACGGGCGGACGAGGTCGATCCGCCGTCGGCATCCCTGCTCCGACAGAGCCTCGGCGACGAGCAACAGTCGGAGGACCGCATCGAAGCAGTTCGAACCGCGTTGACCGAGTTGGGCGCCGTCGCCGATGTCGAGCAGCGCATCTCCCACCTCACCGAGCGAGCACTGGCCACTCTCGACGCCAGTACTGTCGAAGCAAAGGCCGCCGAGCAGCTTCGTGGAATGGCCATCGCCGCAACCCAGCGATCGTACTGA